The Cervus canadensis isolate Bull #8, Minnesota chromosome X, ASM1932006v1, whole genome shotgun sequence genome contains a region encoding:
- the LOC122435078 gene encoding lysM and putative peptidoglycan-binding domain-containing protein 4-like: MRQKEVITKTFQGPAVVCRTPTSHVYMFENGVEDSEDSSEEESHRVALRLQGKEGQKKGAHHPRRSGAGDVVLLQWELAQGDNLNKLALQYGCKVADIKKVNNFIREQDLYAFKSIKIPVKNHGILTETHKELRPLLNSSSETRVTFEEQPDPDRAAVNASASSSSLTDFFKGIDQNIEHAVQSEIFLSESYSIETSSQPLLPAPPKTLTNGADCGIQWWNAVFIMLLIGVVLPVFYLVYFKIQATSETPSILNTTAIPNGSMAGNAVPGQAPRLAIPMPTIPSSDSQFSQTTHGGI; this comes from the coding sequence ATGAGGCAGAAGGAGGTGATAACCAAGACCTTCCAAGGCCCAGCTGTGGTCTGTAGGACTCCGACAAGCCACGTTTACATGTTTGAGAATGGTGTTGAGGACTCCGAGGACTCCTCTGAGGAAGAGTCCCACCGAGTGGCCCTGCGGCTCCAGGGCAAGGAGGGCCAGAAGAAGGGTGCCCACCACCCTCGCCGGTCAGGAGCAGGGGATGTGGTGCTGCTGCAGTGGGAGCTGGCCCAGGGGGACAACCTCAACAAGCTCGCTCTTCAGTATGGCTGCAAAGTTGCAGATATCAAGAAAGTCAACAACTTCATCAGAGAACAAGACTTATATGCTTTCAAATCTATTAAGATTCCAGTGAAAAACCATGGGATCCTAACAGAGACCCACAAAGAACTCAGACCCCTCCTGAACTCATCTTCAGAGACCAGAGTGACCTTCGAGGAGCAGCCAGACCCAGACAGAGCAGCTGTCAATGCCAGTGCCTCATCTAGCTCACTGACAGATTTCTTTAAGGGCATTGACCAGAATATTGAACATGCAGTTCAGTCAGAAATCTTTTTGAGTGAAAGTTACTCCATAGAGACCTccagtcagccactgcttcctgCTCCTCCAAAGACACTGACAAATGGTGCAGACTGTGGGATTCAGTGGTGGAATGCTGTTTTTATCATGCTTCTAATTGGAGTTGTTTTACCAGTGTTTTATTtagtctattttaaaatacaagctACTAGTGAGACCCCTAGTATCTTGAACACAACTGCTATCCCTAACGGCTCCATGGCAGGGAATGCAGTTCCAGGGCAAGCCCCCAGATTAGCAATTCCAATGCCAACCATCCCCTCTTCAGACAGCCAGTTCAGTCAGACCACTCATGGGGGGATCTAG